From Levilactobacillus zymae, a single genomic window includes:
- a CDS encoding alpha/beta hydrolase has translation MRNVKRQLGILILSLVGIWGLWGTVPAHAATNLSDQQPTLFFHGSSSSYKAEVHMVGAIKKAKVTTKKSVIRADVSSKGKVKLIGKLPATAKNPIVEVNYLNSNNHYYQTWGRWAKNVVVKLQKTYHFKKMNMVGHSMGNMAIVYYLIANAKNRKLPQLQKQVALGGHFDGVFGEGDYPHYLKLAKSGKPNHMNTAYRYMLRLRKLYPKSAKVLNIYGDLHNGTDSDGRVSNNSSRSLKYLVAGRAKSYRSKQLVGAGAQHSRLHNNKHVDQLLIKFLW, from the coding sequence ATGCGAAACGTTAAGCGACAATTGGGGATATTGATACTATCATTAGTGGGGATTTGGGGACTTTGGGGAACGGTCCCAGCTCACGCGGCGACTAATTTATCGGATCAGCAACCAACGCTTTTTTTCCACGGCTCCAGCAGCAGCTATAAGGCTGAGGTGCACATGGTGGGGGCCATTAAGAAGGCCAAGGTCACCACGAAAAAATCGGTGATTCGGGCGGATGTGTCGTCGAAGGGGAAGGTCAAGTTAATCGGAAAACTGCCGGCAACGGCGAAAAATCCAATTGTCGAGGTTAACTACCTCAACAGTAACAATCACTACTATCAAACCTGGGGCCGCTGGGCCAAAAACGTGGTGGTGAAGTTACAGAAAACCTACCATTTTAAGAAAATGAACATGGTCGGGCATTCGATGGGCAATATGGCGATTGTGTACTACCTGATCGCCAACGCCAAGAATCGGAAGCTACCGCAATTACAGAAGCAAGTCGCGTTGGGTGGGCACTTTGACGGGGTCTTTGGTGAGGGGGATTATCCCCACTACTTGAAGTTGGCCAAGTCTGGCAAGCCCAACCACATGAATACGGCCTACCGCTACATGTTACGGCTACGTAAGCTGTATCCGAAATCGGCGAAGGTCCTCAATATTTACGGAGATCTGCACAACGGGACGGATTCGGACGGGCGCGTCAGCAATAATTCGTCGCGGTCGTTGAAGTACTTGGTCGCCGGGCGGGCGAAGAGCTACCGGAGTAAGCAACTCGTCGGGGCCGGTGCGCAACACAGCCGTCTCCACAACAACAAGCACGTTGATCAGCTCCTGATTAAATTCTTATGGTAA
- a CDS encoding matrixin family metalloprotease yields MRNGRRVILVVILFILLGIGVAYRSGRFPALTQRITTLRTAAAQALGDSSQPTTHTSATTTTPKGGTPIESVVQAANLHPTYYYHFSDKLPAAGIRVFNDAIDTYNRTGIVHLVEGTAANHDNRLTFSVYYKQMSPKQRLVELGHGGPEIIQETSTWGMATWNHATASLNGNYRKAYTDTVAIHELGHALGLGHSKSRQSVMYPYSEGRTRLAPADLTSLKAIYRQ; encoded by the coding sequence ATGCGAAACGGACGTCGCGTTATTTTAGTCGTCATTCTCTTCATCCTGCTGGGCATCGGCGTTGCTTACCGCAGCGGTCGGTTCCCCGCGCTGACCCAACGCATCACCACGCTACGGACGGCCGCAGCCCAGGCACTGGGCGATTCCAGTCAACCAACAACCCACACTTCAGCCACCACCACGACTCCCAAGGGCGGTACTCCCATCGAAAGTGTCGTCCAGGCCGCTAACCTGCATCCGACCTACTACTACCACTTCAGCGACAAGCTTCCGGCCGCCGGCATCCGCGTCTTTAACGACGCCATTGATACCTACAACCGGACCGGCATCGTCCACCTGGTCGAAGGCACCGCCGCGAACCACGACAATCGGCTGACCTTTTCGGTCTACTACAAGCAGATGTCGCCGAAGCAACGCCTAGTCGAACTGGGACACGGGGGGCCGGAAATTATTCAGGAAACCAGCACCTGGGGCATGGCCACTTGGAACCACGCCACGGCCAGTCTCAACGGTAATTACCGTAAGGCCTACACGGATACGGTGGCTATCCACGAGTTAGGGCACGCCCTAGGCTTAGGCCACAGCAAGTCCCGCCAATCCGTGATGTATCCGTACAGTGAAGGCCGAACCCGGTTAGCCCCAGCCGATCTGACCAGTCTCAAAGCCATCTATCGTCAATAG
- a CDS encoding amino acid permease has product MTDIFKKESVSTYLKADARLTKTLRARDLVALGIGAVIGTGIFILPGHEAALHAGPAVSIAFLLAALVSGIVGMAYAEFSSAMPVAGSAYSFGSVIYGEIVGWILGWALILEYFLAVSAEATGFASYFNNNILDAIGIHLPKALQAGPMEGGVINLSATLIVLVIALIISQGANLSKRVENVAVVIKVAIIILFIVVGVFYINTSNYTPFYPKQFQTTPFGLGGISTAAATVFFAFIGFDALAANSAETIHPEKNVVRGILGTVLVSVVLYVAFSFVLTGIVNYKQLNVDDPAAYALKLIHLNTWNKLITIRALIGIFTAMITMFFGGSRLVYALGRDGLLPAKMGAISYKHTVPMNAIIVATVVQAFFAGLVPLTELASLINAGTLLAFAFISFGVIPLRHRKDIVNTGFKMPLYPFLPILAGLSSVYFIIMLPNITKVSVGLWLVLGIVIYFVYGVRHSKLQHPVAADAED; this is encoded by the coding sequence ATGACAGACATATTTAAGAAAGAATCCGTGAGCACTTATTTGAAAGCTGACGCGCGGTTGACCAAGACCTTACGTGCGCGCGATTTAGTCGCCTTGGGGATTGGCGCCGTGATTGGGACCGGGATCTTCATCTTACCGGGGCACGAAGCCGCGCTACACGCGGGGCCGGCGGTGTCCATCGCGTTCTTACTGGCCGCGCTAGTCTCGGGGATCGTGGGGATGGCCTACGCCGAATTCTCCTCGGCCATGCCGGTGGCCGGCTCCGCGTATTCCTTTGGGTCCGTGATTTACGGTGAGATTGTCGGCTGGATTCTCGGTTGGGCCCTGATTTTGGAGTATTTCTTGGCGGTGTCCGCCGAAGCGACGGGGTTTGCCTCGTACTTTAACAATAACATCCTGGACGCCATCGGAATTCACCTTCCCAAGGCCCTGCAGGCTGGTCCGATGGAGGGGGGCGTCATCAACCTCTCGGCCACCCTGATTGTGTTGGTGATCGCGCTGATTATCTCCCAGGGCGCTAATCTTTCGAAGCGGGTGGAAAACGTGGCGGTGGTCATCAAGGTGGCCATTATCATCCTGTTCATCGTCGTGGGTGTTTTCTACATCAACACCAGCAACTACACGCCGTTTTACCCGAAGCAGTTCCAGACCACGCCGTTTGGTTTGGGGGGGATTTCGACGGCGGCGGCGACCGTCTTCTTTGCCTTCATCGGGTTTGACGCCTTGGCGGCCAATTCCGCCGAGACCATTCACCCTGAGAAGAACGTGGTCCGCGGGATTCTGGGAACGGTCTTGGTTTCCGTGGTCTTGTACGTGGCCTTCTCGTTCGTCTTGACGGGGATCGTCAACTACAAACAATTGAACGTGGACGACCCGGCGGCTTACGCCCTGAAGTTGATTCACTTAAACACCTGGAACAAGTTAATTACCATCAGGGCGCTGATTGGGATCTTTACCGCCATGATCACCATGTTCTTTGGGGGGTCGCGGTTGGTCTACGCGTTGGGTCGTGACGGGCTGTTACCGGCCAAAATGGGGGCCATCAGCTACAAACACACGGTTCCCATGAACGCCATCATTGTGGCGACCGTGGTCCAGGCGTTCTTTGCCGGACTGGTGCCGCTGACCGAACTGGCGTCACTGATCAACGCGGGGACGTTATTGGCCTTTGCGTTTATCTCGTTTGGGGTGATTCCGTTGCGCCACCGCAAGGACATCGTTAATACCGGCTTCAAGATGCCGCTGTACCCGTTCTTGCCGATCCTGGCGGGGTTGTCCAGCGTGTACTTCATCATCATGCTGCCCAACATCACCAAGGTGTCGGTTGGGCTGTGGCTGGTCTTAGGCATCGTGATCTACTTTGTCTACGGCGTGCGCCACTCAAAGCTGCAACATCCGGTAGCTGCGGATGCTGAAGACTAA
- a CDS encoding VTT domain-containing protein — protein MKSWLKFLLITLGMVGLVGLLALLWLNYRHVIETFIVQAFDRQRLIDLLRHQGKHNVPLFMAVIAIGSAIPGMPIAAVAVLVGVCFGQWLGFGINVVGIILGNLLAIYILGKFPHRVRPSRFRFITNRLNAMRHPRLGLSIGYAVPMLPTLLVNYAALELNFSLANKALCIFIGSLPVSYLYAFGGNALLFGNTKTAVVAIGLTLLMIGLYEVIRRDQRRKADNQVTNEN, from the coding sequence GTGAAATCGTGGTTAAAATTTCTCTTGATCACGCTGGGGATGGTGGGCCTAGTGGGGCTGCTGGCCCTTCTATGGCTCAACTATCGCCACGTGATTGAAACGTTTATCGTGCAAGCCTTCGACCGCCAACGATTGATTGATTTGTTGCGCCACCAGGGGAAACATAACGTGCCGTTATTCATGGCCGTGATTGCGATTGGCTCAGCGATTCCGGGGATGCCGATTGCCGCCGTCGCGGTGCTAGTGGGCGTCTGCTTCGGTCAGTGGCTGGGGTTTGGCATCAACGTGGTGGGCATCATACTGGGCAATTTGTTGGCCATCTACATTCTGGGGAAGTTTCCCCACCGGGTCCGGCCCAGTCGGTTTCGGTTCATCACCAACCGCTTAAACGCCATGCGCCATCCGCGTCTGGGGCTGAGCATCGGGTACGCGGTGCCAATGTTACCGACGTTGTTGGTTAATTACGCCGCCTTGGAATTGAACTTTTCGTTGGCCAATAAGGCGTTATGCATCTTCATCGGGTCGTTGCCGGTTTCGTACCTCTACGCCTTTGGTGGCAACGCCTTACTCTTCGGGAATACCAAGACCGCCGTGGTGGCGATTGGCCTGACCCTGTTAATGATTGGACTATATGAAGTCATTCGCCGTGATCAACGCCGGAAGGCTGATAACCAAGTGACCAATGAAAATTGA
- a CDS encoding SDR family oxidoreductase, whose product MDLHLTAKTALITGSTKGIGKAIATELAREGVNVIVNGRQQTSVDQVVAELATAFPATQPQGVVADIAQPAEQQKLFAQVPTVDILVNNMGIFKPMDYWDIDDATWKKFFDVNVLAGNALAKFYLPHMLEQDFGRVIFIASEEAVMPSGEMPQYSMTKTMNLSLAKSLSKLTVATHVTVNTIMPGSTLTEGVQQMLTDMYADSGLPQDQWEADFMKHHRSRSQIQRLIRPEEIGRFTAFVASPDASSFSGEALRLDGGLVPTIM is encoded by the coding sequence ATGGATTTACATTTAACGGCAAAAACCGCACTGATTACGGGCTCAACTAAGGGCATTGGCAAGGCCATCGCCACCGAACTGGCTCGCGAAGGCGTCAACGTCATCGTCAACGGTCGTCAACAGACCAGCGTCGATCAGGTCGTCGCCGAACTCGCGACCGCCTTTCCGGCCACCCAGCCCCAAGGCGTCGTGGCCGACATCGCCCAGCCCGCCGAACAACAAAAGCTGTTCGCACAGGTGCCGACGGTGGACATCCTGGTCAACAACATGGGGATCTTCAAACCTATGGATTACTGGGATATCGACGACGCTACCTGGAAAAAATTCTTCGACGTCAACGTGCTGGCCGGTAACGCCCTGGCAAAATTCTACCTCCCACACATGCTTGAACAGGACTTTGGCCGCGTCATCTTCATCGCCAGCGAAGAAGCCGTGATGCCGTCCGGTGAAATGCCACAATACAGCATGACCAAGACCATGAACCTGTCGTTAGCCAAGAGTCTCTCGAAGCTCACGGTGGCCACCCACGTGACGGTTAACACCATCATGCCGGGCTCCACGCTAACCGAAGGCGTCCAACAGATGCTCACCGACATGTACGCCGACAGTGGCTTACCACAAGACCAATGGGAAGCCGACTTCATGAAGCATCACCGTTCCCGTTCTCAGATTCAACGGCTGATTCGGCCGGAAGAAATCGGGCGTTTCACCGCCTTCGTGGCCAGCCCCGACGCCTCGTCATTCTCCGGCGAAGCCTTACGCTTAGACGGTGGCTTGGTCCCAACAATTATGTAA
- a CDS encoding type 1 glutamine amidotransferase domain-containing protein, whose product MTKVLIVLTNTTRYHGTTDATGLWLGEATEFAEEMHQADIAVDYMSPLGGFVPLDPRGMKYADEAILSWYETEDFQKRALCNSLTPSAIHPQDYAAIYFAGGHGVMWDFPENADLQKITLAIAENGGWLTSVCHGIAGLLNVKDAAGHYLVAGKKITGFTTAEEVLAGKKKVVPFLNETLARQHGADFQKKHAYSEFAVEDGHLITGQNPFSARAVAKKLINELI is encoded by the coding sequence ATGACTAAAGTTTTAATCGTTTTAACCAATACCACCCGCTACCACGGGACCACCGACGCAACGGGGCTGTGGCTGGGCGAAGCCACCGAATTTGCCGAAGAAATGCACCAAGCCGATATTGCCGTCGACTACATGAGTCCCCTGGGCGGATTCGTACCGCTTGATCCGCGCGGCATGAAGTACGCCGACGAAGCCATCCTGTCCTGGTACGAGACCGAGGACTTCCAGAAACGCGCGCTGTGTAACTCCTTAACGCCCAGCGCCATTCATCCGCAAGACTACGCCGCCATCTACTTTGCCGGCGGCCACGGCGTGATGTGGGATTTCCCCGAAAATGCCGATCTGCAGAAGATTACCTTAGCCATCGCCGAAAACGGCGGTTGGTTAACGTCCGTGTGTCACGGCATTGCCGGCCTGCTCAACGTCAAAGACGCCGCCGGTCACTACCTGGTTGCCGGTAAGAAGATCACCGGTTTCACCACCGCCGAAGAGGTCCTGGCCGGTAAGAAGAAGGTCGTCCCGTTTCTAAACGAGACCCTGGCCCGCCAACACGGGGCCGATTTCCAGAAGAAACACGCCTACAGTGAATTTGCCGTGGAGGATGGCCACCTGATTACGGGTCAAAACCCCTTCTCCGCACGGGCCGTGGCCAAGAAGCTAATCAACGAACTGATCTAA
- a CDS encoding LytTR family transcriptional regulator, with protein MAQKRVYLAIDLKSFYASAECAARGWDPLNVNLVVADPSRTNKTICLAVSPALKSFGVSGRPRLFEVEQRVADLNRERYLAVHQRLHGQSDHKDDLLRNPRLKLTYRVAQPRMAYYLQVSNQIYQIYLKYVAAEQIHVYSIDEVLMDVTDYLKLYQISAHGLAKQIIQDVQRQTGITATAGIGTNLYLAKVAMDIVAKKIPADQDGVRIAKLNEHSYRKYLWAHQPLTDFWRIGRGYAKRLEKLGLHTMGDIARCSLGQPTDFRNEETLYREFGVVAELIIDHAWGYESATLRYIKSYRPAAHSLGSGQVLPSPYDFAHGELVAREMIDGLALDLVRQRLVCDQVVLHIAYDRKSLSGQPTASTTHDYYGRPTPKPAHGSYDFQVPTSLTTDLKRAVSAIYRRKVNPHYLIRKVTVSVNHVIAEKQAQATEYSQQLDLFGQVTGPTPQERRARRNERKVQESILQVQDRFGRDAIMRATDLLDGATFKKCNHEIGGHRA; from the coding sequence GTGGCGCAAAAGCGGGTGTATCTAGCCATTGATTTGAAATCGTTTTACGCGTCGGCGGAATGTGCGGCGCGCGGTTGGGATCCGTTGAACGTGAACCTGGTGGTCGCGGACCCCAGCCGAACCAACAAGACCATTTGTCTCGCGGTGTCGCCGGCCCTCAAGAGTTTTGGGGTATCCGGGCGGCCCCGGTTATTTGAGGTGGAGCAGCGGGTGGCCGACCTGAATCGCGAGCGCTATTTAGCCGTCCATCAGCGGCTGCACGGTCAGTCGGATCACAAGGATGACCTGTTACGCAACCCCAGGTTGAAGCTGACCTACCGGGTGGCCCAGCCGCGGATGGCGTACTACCTGCAGGTCAGCAACCAAATCTATCAGATCTACTTAAAGTACGTGGCGGCCGAGCAGATTCACGTCTATTCGATCGACGAGGTCTTGATGGACGTGACCGACTACCTGAAGCTGTACCAGATCTCGGCGCACGGGTTGGCTAAGCAAATCATCCAAGACGTTCAGCGCCAGACCGGAATCACCGCCACGGCGGGCATCGGCACCAATTTATATCTGGCCAAGGTGGCCATGGACATCGTGGCCAAGAAGATTCCCGCCGACCAAGACGGGGTGCGCATCGCCAAACTAAACGAACATAGTTACCGCAAGTATCTCTGGGCCCATCAACCCTTGACCGATTTTTGGCGTATCGGGCGGGGGTACGCCAAGCGGCTGGAGAAGCTAGGGTTACACACCATGGGTGATATCGCCCGCTGTTCGCTGGGGCAGCCCACGGATTTTCGTAATGAAGAAACGTTGTACCGCGAATTTGGGGTGGTGGCCGAGCTGATCATCGACCATGCCTGGGGTTACGAATCCGCGACCCTGCGCTACATTAAAAGCTACCGTCCGGCCGCACATAGTCTCGGGTCGGGCCAGGTCCTACCCTCGCCCTACGACTTTGCGCACGGCGAGTTGGTTGCCCGCGAAATGATTGACGGGTTGGCCCTGGACCTGGTTCGCCAACGATTAGTGTGTGATCAGGTGGTGTTGCACATTGCTTACGATAGGAAGAGCTTGTCCGGGCAACCGACCGCATCGACCACCCACGATTACTACGGGCGGCCAACGCCCAAGCCGGCCCACGGCAGCTACGACTTCCAAGTACCCACGTCGCTAACCACGGATTTAAAACGCGCGGTGTCGGCCATCTATCGGCGTAAGGTTAACCCGCACTACCTGATCCGTAAGGTCACGGTCAGCGTCAACCACGTGATTGCCGAGAAGCAGGCGCAGGCCACCGAGTACAGCCAGCAGTTGGATCTGTTCGGTCAGGTCACGGGCCCCACGCCCCAGGAACGGCGGGCGCGACGCAACGAACGTAAGGTGCAGGAATCGATCTTGCAGGTGCAGGATCGCTTCGGCCGGGACGCCATCATGCGCGCGACCGACCTGCTGGACGGCGCCACGTTTAAGAAATGCAATCACGAGATTGGGGGCCACCGTGCATGA
- a CDS encoding MFS transporter, giving the protein MSRNRKIIITFALLLSNAMAGLDGTIINTALPAIVSDLHGIQYMGWIVAIFLLGMAVATPLWSKFGERKGNKCAYITATTVFAVGALFQGLAGNITWFIIARGIMGLGAGGMSTIPFIIYAQLFENLKRRAQVIGITSASFSTASIIGPLFGGWIVDTFSWHWVFYVNLPLALVSVGIVAVFFKSTRERNQQPVDYQGSVLMVLGLVAILTGIQLLGTQPLGWTIGLVIVGLGLLGWMHRVENQVTDPIVPNRLFRNSKLVIDLIIFAVLWGAFVAFNIYVPMWAQGIMGLSALIGGMTQIPGSIANFIGSELAPAVQPRIGRYGVLAMGTLTFLVTFVGMSWVAQTASYTFLLVMGAFNGFGIGVCFTTLQVAVQSDVAVNDVPIATSFAYLVRILSQTFMSSIYGVVLSKALAAGVQANHGRITMGMLNKLTNSQTASGLPAKLLPAMRTILYQGMHNIMVLALGLVLVIVVLIGWLLFRQHRHALVLKRQRHTA; this is encoded by the coding sequence GTGAGTCGAAATCGGAAAATTATTATCACGTTTGCCTTACTGCTATCGAACGCCATGGCGGGGCTAGACGGCACCATCATCAACACGGCCCTGCCGGCCATCGTCAGTGACCTACACGGGATTCAGTACATGGGGTGGATCGTGGCCATTTTCCTGTTAGGGATGGCCGTGGCCACACCGCTATGGAGTAAGTTCGGTGAGCGGAAGGGCAATAAATGTGCGTACATCACGGCGACCACGGTATTTGCCGTGGGGGCGTTGTTTCAAGGACTAGCCGGGAATATTACCTGGTTCATTATTGCCCGGGGAATAATGGGGTTAGGCGCTGGGGGAATGAGTACCATTCCCTTCATCATCTACGCCCAATTGTTCGAAAACTTGAAACGGCGGGCCCAGGTGATTGGGATCACCTCGGCCAGTTTCAGTACTGCGTCGATCATCGGTCCGCTCTTCGGGGGTTGGATCGTCGACACCTTCAGCTGGCACTGGGTCTTTTACGTCAACCTACCATTGGCGTTAGTGTCCGTGGGGATCGTGGCGGTCTTCTTCAAATCGACACGTGAACGGAACCAACAGCCGGTAGACTATCAGGGATCGGTCCTAATGGTCTTAGGCTTAGTCGCCATCCTGACGGGGATTCAGTTACTGGGCACTCAACCGTTGGGCTGGACCATTGGTCTGGTCATCGTGGGTCTAGGACTCCTGGGCTGGATGCACCGGGTAGAGAACCAGGTCACGGACCCCATCGTCCCCAACCGGTTGTTTCGCAATTCTAAGCTAGTCATCGATTTAATTATCTTCGCCGTTCTCTGGGGCGCATTTGTAGCCTTTAACATCTACGTGCCGATGTGGGCGCAGGGAATTATGGGCCTTAGCGCATTAATCGGGGGTATGACGCAGATTCCCGGATCCATCGCTAACTTCATTGGTTCCGAACTGGCGCCGGCCGTTCAACCCAGAATTGGCCGGTACGGGGTCCTCGCGATGGGGACCCTCACGTTTCTGGTGACCTTCGTGGGCATGAGCTGGGTGGCGCAGACGGCCAGCTACACCTTCTTGTTGGTGATGGGAGCCTTCAACGGCTTCGGTATCGGGGTCTGCTTCACGACTCTGCAGGTTGCCGTCCAAAGTGATGTGGCCGTAAACGATGTACCAATTGCCACGTCGTTTGCCTACCTGGTCCGGATTCTCAGTCAGACCTTCATGTCCTCGATTTACGGGGTTGTCTTGAGTAAGGCCTTGGCCGCGGGTGTGCAAGCTAATCACGGGCGGATCACCATGGGGATGCTCAATAAATTGACCAATTCGCAAACGGCCAGTGGGCTCCCAGCCAAACTATTACCGGCCATGCGCACCATCCTGTATCAGGGGATGCACAACATTATGGTCTTGGCGTTGGGGCTGGTCTTGGTGATTGTCGTACTGATCGGTTGGCTGTTATTCCGTCAACATCGCCACGCCTTAGTCCTGAAACGACAACGGCATACCGCTTAA
- a CDS encoding MucBP domain-containing protein, whose amino-acid sequence MNTKKLLTGKTRQNRWVLTSAAAMTLAMMTLGGQVAHADATPAKATAETETTGAAAQQPKEVALTSTKTTSAATASTAENDAQETDPAQTATSSTETTKNETALPETDPATTDTTTTDPAKTQSASTSEPTTPATESAGAQAPASKTSTPQAATTAKPTVKQAAAKVDAQPEGVTPALRSTKKLAEVQPMTTNVKLRHVVAPVAETTALSDADQTIDQWMPNKKLQNLVFAQLNRLKPDGKTWASPSDITQNDMLFLTSLSDSNTYNEDGSQYSLEGLQYATNLTSLYLVSNLDTAYYGNITDISPLKKLTKLKKLSLFSNRIQDVTPIAGLNNLDLLQLQFNSISDFSSLKGNHYGDFQYNNQFIMLDDIVKIDQNARTYHFTPEFYLPDGSKATLIPAQGVGYPVKASPLTYRLYYSASDANNVTADGQGGLLYTNIRNQITPGIDYFPGQEWVQVDQLPEMFYLTGSAVDANGTAVFSIVQRYQLGDLAQPVTVKYQTQDGTELTGDLKLTGFVNDKYTTVEKTFDGYHLKEVQGAATGTFTTSPQTVTYIYAKDQGTVTVNYVDEQGKTIHDPVTLTGDQGAEYTTTPEVIQYYTLKTTPANATGVYGKDAINVTYVYTRDQGSVTVHYVDDQGNVLQDPDILTGNQGDTYTTTAATINGYTLTTTPDNATGTYGAANVDVTYVYRKDATTPVVPPVTTGTVTVHYVDDQGNVIQAPTTMTGTAGDAYATTPATINGYQLTTTPDNATGTYTAGNVDVTYVYVKTTQGGGGDTVDPDKPTTPTKPTKPTKPTKPTKPTATKPDQVVTGGAAAISTTSRPTALGTKSGQSVSRTVAATTPATAAGTPTTTTQLPQTNEQSQHSWFVGGLGLLLSLLGLAGWRKKKSE is encoded by the coding sequence TTGAATACGAAAAAATTGTTGACCGGAAAAACCCGACAAAATCGTTGGGTGTTAACTAGCGCAGCGGCAATGACGCTGGCGATGATGACTTTAGGCGGGCAAGTGGCCCATGCGGACGCCACCCCAGCCAAGGCAACTGCGGAAACCGAAACCACGGGGGCCGCGGCCCAGCAGCCTAAAGAGGTCGCCTTGACTTCGACGAAGACCACCTCGGCAGCAACGGCGTCGACAGCGGAAAACGACGCTCAAGAAACGGACCCGGCGCAGACCGCCACGAGTTCCACTGAAACGACCAAGAATGAGACCGCTTTACCGGAAACTGATCCGGCAACGACGGATACTACGACCACGGATCCAGCCAAGACACAATCGGCCTCGACGTCTGAGCCGACCACTCCAGCCACCGAATCAGCGGGGGCGCAGGCCCCGGCATCTAAGACCTCAACGCCTCAGGCGGCAACGACGGCCAAGCCAACGGTTAAGCAGGCCGCGGCTAAGGTGGATGCCCAGCCGGAAGGTGTCACCCCGGCCCTGCGTTCGACTAAGAAGCTGGCCGAGGTTCAACCAATGACGACTAACGTTAAGTTACGCCATGTGGTGGCCCCGGTCGCCGAAACAACGGCATTGAGCGATGCCGACCAGACAATTGATCAGTGGATGCCCAATAAGAAGCTACAAAACCTAGTTTTCGCACAATTAAACCGGTTAAAACCGGACGGTAAGACATGGGCGAGTCCCTCAGATATTACTCAAAATGATATGTTATTTTTAACATCACTATCTGATAGTAATACGTACAATGAAGATGGTTCTCAATATTCGTTGGAGGGTCTCCAATATGCAACCAACTTAACGAGCTTATATTTAGTTTCTAATCTAGATACGGCCTATTATGGCAATATTACTGATATTTCTCCCTTGAAGAAATTAACTAAGTTAAAGAAATTAAGCCTATTTAGTAATCGCATCCAAGACGTTACCCCCATTGCTGGCCTCAATAATCTAGATTTATTACAACTCCAATTTAACAGTATTTCGGATTTTTCTAGTCTGAAGGGAAATCATTACGGTGATTTTCAATATAACAATCAATTTATTATGCTTGATGATATTGTAAAGATTGATCAAAACGCCCGTACTTATCACTTTACGCCGGAGTTTTACCTTCCGGACGGCTCGAAAGCGACGTTAATCCCAGCTCAGGGAGTTGGTTATCCGGTGAAAGCGTCGCCGTTAACGTACAGGCTGTACTATTCGGCTTCGGATGCAAATAATGTGACAGCGGATGGTCAAGGCGGTTTGCTATATACGAACATTCGTAATCAGATAACCCCGGGGATTGATTACTTTCCAGGCCAGGAGTGGGTTCAGGTTGACCAATTACCGGAAATGTTTTATTTAACCGGTTCAGCGGTGGATGCTAACGGAACGGCCGTTTTTTCAATTGTTCAGCGATATCAGCTGGGTGATTTAGCACAACCTGTGACGGTTAAGTATCAGACGCAAGATGGAACTGAACTTACTGGCGATCTGAAGTTAACAGGATTTGTCAATGACAAGTATACAACCGTCGAGAAGACCTTTGATGGTTACCATTTAAAGGAAGTTCAAGGTGCAGCTACGGGGACATTTACCACTTCGCCGCAGACCGTTACTTATATTTATGCAAAGGACCAAGGAACGGTGACGGTCAATTACGTGGATGAACAGGGTAAGACTATTCACGACCCCGTCACACTGACAGGGGACCAGGGCGCAGAATACACGACCACACCGGAAGTCATTCAGTATTACACGTTGAAGACCACACCGGCGAACGCCACCGGGGTTTATGGCAAGGACGCCATCAACGTGACCTACGTTTATACCCGCGACCAAGGTAGCGTGACGGTCCACTACGTCGACGATCAAGGAAACGTTCTCCAGGATCCGGACATCTTAACTGGAAATCAGGGAGACACTTACACCACCACGGCGGCCACGATTAACGGTTACACGTTAACCACGACGCCAGACAACGCTACCGGGACTTACGGCGCGGCTAACGTCGACGTGACCTACGTGTACCGCAAGGACGCCACGACGCCCGTTGTCCCACCCGTGACGACCGGGACGGTGACGGTCCACTACGTCGATGACCAGGGGAACGTCATCCAAGCGCCAACGACCATGACGGGAACCGCGGGAGATGCTTACGCCACGACGCCAGCTACGATTAATGGCTACCAGTTAACCACGACGCCAGACAACGCTACCGGGACCTACACCGCGGGGAACGTTGACGTGACCTACGTGTACGTGAAGACGACCCAAGGTGGTGGCGGGGATACCGTCGATCCCGACAAGCCGACGACACCAACCAAGCCAACCAAGCCAACCAAGCCAACTAAGCCCACTAAACCTACGGCAACCAAGCCGGACCAGGTAGTGACGGGGGGCGCTGCGGCGATCTCGACTACCAGCCGGCCCACCGCGTTAGGGACTAAGTCTGGCCAATCAGTGTCAAGAACGGTGGCCGCCACAACGCCTGCTACGGCTGCGGGGACGCCAACCACGACGACACAGTTACCACAAACTAACGAACAATCGCAACACAGCTGGTTCGTTGGGGGCCTGGGCCTACTGTTGAGCCTGTTAGGCTTAGCCGGTTGGCGGAAGAAGAAATCTGAATAA